The Thermus brockianus genome window below encodes:
- a CDS encoding FAD-dependent oxidoreductase, with product MRRCIALLTLLGLVWAQYDLVVYGATPQGITAAVAAAQEGLKVALVEPGRGVGGVLTQGWLATLDVAKDGEGLLQGGLFRTFYRLVGGEASFDVKRAEDVFLGMLREAGVEVRLEEPLDGVEVAAARILALKTPKATYQAPYFVDASDTAELAFRAGASFTLGREDTGLDRRTMAATLVFRLEGVPWGAVFLALNYEGQVRRTGAGAWGRSGWGFGELVRGYVASDLSRYALRGLNLARQDDGTLLVNALLLFGLEGLDPWDLERKRQEAAGEVERVVAFLREKDPLLFGTARLAGVAPALYLRESRHLKALYRLRAEEVLLGQDFPDAVALGGYPLDGQAYFPGETPYLLGTPAPYGVPFRTLVPRELANLLVVSQAAGFDNVAAFSARVVPLQMALGEAAGVAVARLRLAPQVGLGRVPLGSFQEFAASPGALQSLRQRLWERGARLSSKEKGRVEAGGVGYREAVSLLRRGLFAGPYYLKGSLGLSEPMLLGDLLANLEHYYRAKGPEERLRVVLKARELYREELQQPLQRSLLNRILQALGEAPVPGDGRISRGEAARLLFRLLP from the coding sequence ATGCGAAGGTGTATAGCGCTCCTTACCCTCTTGGGCCTCGTCTGGGCCCAGTACGACCTGGTGGTTTACGGGGCGACCCCGCAAGGCATCACGGCGGCGGTGGCCGCAGCCCAGGAAGGGCTGAAGGTGGCCTTGGTGGAACCCGGCCGGGGCGTGGGGGGCGTTCTTACCCAGGGGTGGCTCGCCACCTTGGACGTGGCCAAGGATGGGGAGGGCCTTCTCCAGGGAGGGCTTTTCCGGACCTTCTACCGCCTCGTGGGGGGCGAGGCTTCCTTTGACGTGAAGCGGGCGGAGGACGTTTTCTTGGGGATGCTGCGGGAAGCGGGGGTGGAGGTGCGCTTGGAAGAGCCCTTGGACGGGGTAGAGGTGGCGGCCGCGCGCATTCTCGCCCTGAAGACGCCCAAAGCCACCTACCAAGCCCCCTACTTTGTGGATGCGAGCGACACGGCGGAGTTGGCCTTCCGGGCCGGGGCCTCCTTCACCTTGGGCCGGGAGGACACGGGGCTAGACCGGCGCACCATGGCCGCCACCTTGGTCTTCCGCCTGGAGGGGGTACCTTGGGGGGCGGTCTTTTTGGCCCTCAACTACGAGGGACAGGTGCGGCGCACGGGAGCCGGGGCCTGGGGCCGAAGCGGCTGGGGCTTTGGCGAGTTGGTGCGGGGGTATGTGGCCTCGGACCTAAGCCGTTATGCCCTGAGGGGCCTGAACCTGGCCCGCCAGGACGACGGCACCCTCCTGGTGAACGCCCTCCTCCTTTTCGGCCTGGAAGGGTTGGACCCATGGGATTTGGAGCGCAAGCGGCAGGAGGCGGCGGGGGAGGTGGAGCGGGTGGTGGCCTTTCTGCGGGAGAAGGACCCCCTGCTCTTCGGCACCGCCCGCCTGGCCGGGGTAGCCCCGGCCCTTTACCTGCGGGAAAGCCGCCACCTCAAGGCCCTTTACCGCTTGCGGGCGGAGGAGGTCCTCCTGGGCCAGGACTTTCCCGATGCGGTGGCCCTAGGCGGCTATCCCCTGGACGGCCAGGCCTACTTCCCCGGGGAGACCCCTTACCTCCTGGGGACGCCAGCGCCCTACGGCGTTCCCTTCCGCACCCTTGTCCCTAGGGAGCTTGCCAACCTGCTGGTGGTTTCCCAGGCGGCGGGGTTTGATAACGTGGCGGCCTTTTCCGCCCGGGTGGTTCCCCTGCAGATGGCCTTGGGGGAGGCGGCGGGCGTGGCGGTGGCCCGCTTGCGGCTGGCCCCCCAGGTGGGCCTGGGACGGGTACCCTTGGGGAGCTTCCAGGAGTTTGCTGCGAGCCCTGGGGCCCTCCAGTCCCTGCGCCAGCGGCTTTGGGAGCGGGGTGCCCGGCTTTCCTCCAAGGAGAAGGGCCGGGTGGAAGCGGGTGGCGTGGGCTACCGGGAGGCGGTGAGCCTCTTAAGGCGGGGGCTTTTTGCCGGGCCCTACTACCTAAAAGGGAGCCTGGGCCTTTCGGAGCCCATGCTGCTAGGCGACCTTCTGGCCAACCTGGAACACTACTACCGGGCCAAGGGGCCTGAGGAGCGTCTGAGGGTGGTCCTCAAGGCCAGGGAGCTGTACCGGGAGGAATTGCAGCAACCCCTGCAGCGGTCCCTTCTGAACCGGATCCTCCAAGCCCTGGGGGAGGCCCCGGTTCCGGGGGACGGGCGGATAAGCCGGGGCGAGGCGGCCCGGCTCCTCTTCCGCCTTCTGCCATAA
- a CDS encoding DJ-1/PfpI family protein, with the protein MLAVLLLPEFSELEAAIGLEAARRLGVPAYTVAKGRKGTPGLAGSVWTPTYAFPAAPPPKALLIPGARRPERAAKDPAWLAFLGEVWEGLEAVFVGHNAHLFLAEAGRLPLAVAACPEVAGTLAGMGYRVKEVPFHREERVYTTQGGLALLAALADWAQKAVVL; encoded by the coding sequence GTGCTTGCGGTCCTGCTCCTTCCGGAGTTTTCCGAGCTGGAGGCTGCTATAGGCCTCGAGGCGGCCCGCCGCCTGGGGGTTCCCGCCTACACCGTGGCCAAGGGCAGGAAGGGGACGCCTGGGCTTGCGGGCTCGGTCTGGACCCCCACGTACGCCTTTCCCGCGGCCCCCCCTCCCAAGGCCCTTCTCATCCCCGGGGCCAGAAGGCCGGAAAGGGCGGCGAAGGACCCCGCTTGGCTAGCGTTTTTGGGGGAGGTATGGGAGGGCTTGGAGGCGGTCTTCGTGGGCCATAACGCCCATCTTTTCCTGGCCGAGGCGGGCCGGCTTCCCTTGGCGGTGGCCGCTTGCCCGGAGGTGGCGGGTACGCTAGCGGGGATGGGCTATCGGGTGAAGGAAGTCCCCTTTCACCGGGAGGAACGGGTCTACACCACCCAGGGGGGGCTCGCCCTCCTGGCGGCCTTGGCGGACTGGGCACAGAAAGCGGTTGTGCTATGA
- a CDS encoding TetR/AcrR family transcriptional regulator: MSVREYQKKRRRDRIFQAAMKLFRERGFRETTAADIAKAAHVSRGTFFNYFPYKEAVLLEYGSFLLDLLREEVRRWLAEGQDPLAVLRYVFRELATFTKSEKDLLLPLLYELLNPDPIRARAAFQALPLGDLIAEILKPLQEKRVVRQDLSLERMGRTLADLYFLAALRWAAYTPKRDLEEELDKFLTLALEGMLAREPVQA; this comes from the coding sequence ATGTCCGTCCGGGAGTACCAAAAGAAGCGCCGCCGGGACCGCATCTTCCAGGCGGCCATGAAGCTTTTCCGCGAGCGGGGTTTCCGGGAAACCACCGCCGCGGACATCGCCAAGGCGGCCCACGTTTCCCGTGGTACCTTCTTCAACTATTTCCCCTACAAAGAGGCGGTGCTTTTGGAGTACGGCAGCTTTCTCTTGGACCTCTTGAGGGAGGAGGTTCGGCGCTGGCTGGCTGAGGGGCAGGATCCCTTGGCGGTGTTGCGCTACGTTTTCCGGGAGTTGGCTACCTTCACTAAGTCGGAGAAGGACCTACTCCTTCCGCTCCTCTACGAGCTTTTAAACCCGGACCCCATCCGGGCCCGGGCGGCCTTCCAGGCCCTGCCCTTGGGGGACCTAATTGCGGAAATCCTGAAACCCCTGCAGGAGAAGAGGGTGGTGCGCCAGGACCTCTCCTTGGAGCGCATGGGGCGCACCCTGGCGGACCTTTACTTCTTGGCGGCCTTGCGTTGGGCGGCTTACACCCCAAAGCGCGACCTAGAGGAGGAGCTGGACAAGTTTTTGACCTTGGCCCTCGAGGGCATGCTGGCGCGGGAACCCGTCCAGGCCTAG
- the uvrA gene encoding excinuclease ABC subunit UvrA, translating to MDRIVIRGAREHNLKNISLELPRGKFIVITGVSGSGKSTLAFDTIYAEGQRRYVESLSSYARQFLGVMDKPEVESIEGLSPAISIDQKTTSHNPRSTVGTVTEIHDYLRLLFARVGQAYCPTCGRPIEKQSASEITDRLLQKPQGTRAVLMAPLVRGRKGEYRKLFQQLMKEGYARVRVDGVIYLLEEAQGLNLEKYEKHDIDLVVDRVVLKEEERPRIAEAVELALLRGEGLLRVLYPDTGEEELYSEKFACPEHGSVLEELEPRIFSFNAPYGACPACSGLGYKQEFDPELVVNPELSLAEGAILPWARGRDTGRSYLWDRLRALAEYLGFDLKTPFKDLPEAVQRAVLYGLPEPFEVVFRRGGKETFRVEVHYEGVIPWLEKRYQEAESEGVREALEGFMSLKPCPACGGTRYKKEVLSVRVGGKNIAEVSALPVREALAFFQGLEAHLSPFQAQIARPILREIVERLGFLVGVGLDYLTLDRAANTLSGGEAQRIRLATQVGSGLTGVLYVLDEPSIGLHPRDNQRLIATLKRLQALGNTLIVVEHDEETMRAADWIVDMGPGAGIHGGEVVAQGPLEEILNNPRSLTGAYLRGEKKIPVPKERRKGNGKWLVLRGAREHNLKNVTLRIPLGRFVAVTGPSGSGKSTLIHDVLYAALAQRLMRAKTTPGAYEALEGIEHLDKVIEIDQSPIGRTPRSNPATYTGIFDEIRDLFAKTPEARKRGYGPGRFSFNVKGGRCEACGGDGTVKIEMLFLPDLYVPCEVCKGKRYNKETLEVKLRGKSIADVLDMTAEEALEFFQNVPTIARKLQLMVDVGLGYMRLGQPSPTLSGGEAQRIKLATELGRKATGRTLYILDEPTTGLHFEDVAKLLDVLHRLVEAGNTVVVIEHNLDVVKTADWVIDLGPEGGDRGGEIVAEGTPEEVALSGSPTGVFLARIPEIAERLKVATD from the coding sequence ATGGACCGCATCGTCATCCGGGGCGCGAGGGAGCACAACCTCAAAAACATCAGCCTCGAGCTCCCCAGGGGAAAATTCATCGTCATCACCGGGGTTTCGGGCTCGGGGAAAAGCACCTTAGCCTTTGACACCATCTACGCCGAGGGGCAACGGCGCTACGTGGAAAGCCTCTCCAGCTACGCCCGCCAGTTCCTCGGGGTCATGGACAAGCCGGAGGTGGAGAGCATCGAAGGCCTCTCCCCCGCCATCTCCATTGACCAGAAGACCACGAGCCACAACCCCCGCTCCACCGTGGGCACGGTGACGGAGATCCACGACTACCTCCGCCTCCTCTTCGCCCGGGTGGGCCAGGCCTACTGCCCCACCTGCGGCCGCCCCATTGAGAAGCAGTCCGCCAGCGAAATCACCGACCGCCTCCTGCAAAAGCCCCAGGGCACCCGGGCCGTCCTCATGGCCCCCCTGGTGCGGGGGAGGAAGGGGGAGTACCGGAAACTCTTCCAACAACTCATGAAGGAGGGATACGCCCGGGTGCGGGTGGACGGGGTGATCTACCTCCTGGAGGAGGCGCAAGGCCTCAACCTGGAGAAGTACGAGAAGCACGACATTGACCTGGTGGTGGACCGGGTGGTCCTCAAGGAGGAGGAACGCCCCCGCATCGCCGAGGCGGTGGAGCTCGCCCTCCTCCGGGGCGAGGGGCTTTTGCGCGTCCTCTACCCCGATACGGGCGAGGAAGAGCTCTACTCGGAAAAGTTCGCCTGCCCCGAACACGGAAGCGTCCTGGAGGAGCTGGAACCCCGCATCTTCTCCTTCAACGCCCCTTACGGGGCCTGCCCCGCCTGCTCGGGGCTTGGGTACAAGCAGGAGTTTGACCCCGAGCTGGTGGTCAACCCCGAGCTTTCCCTGGCGGAAGGGGCCATCCTGCCCTGGGCCCGGGGCCGGGACACGGGGCGGAGCTACCTTTGGGACCGCTTAAGGGCCCTTGCCGAGTACCTGGGCTTTGACCTCAAGACCCCCTTCAAGGACCTGCCGGAGGCGGTGCAACGGGCGGTGCTCTACGGCCTACCCGAGCCCTTTGAGGTGGTCTTCCGCCGGGGGGGGAAGGAGACCTTCCGGGTGGAGGTGCACTACGAAGGGGTCATCCCCTGGTTGGAAAAGCGCTACCAGGAGGCGGAGTCCGAGGGGGTGCGGGAGGCCCTGGAGGGCTTCATGTCCTTAAAGCCTTGCCCGGCCTGCGGGGGCACGCGCTACAAGAAGGAGGTGCTCTCGGTGCGGGTAGGGGGCAAGAACATCGCCGAGGTCTCCGCCTTGCCCGTGCGGGAGGCCTTGGCCTTCTTCCAGGGGCTTGAGGCACACCTCTCCCCCTTCCAGGCCCAGATCGCCCGGCCCATCCTCCGGGAAATCGTGGAGAGGCTCGGCTTCCTGGTGGGGGTGGGCCTGGACTACCTCACCCTGGACCGGGCGGCCAACACCCTCTCGGGGGGAGAGGCGCAACGCATCCGCCTGGCCACCCAGGTGGGGAGCGGCCTCACGGGGGTCCTCTACGTCCTGGACGAACCCTCCATCGGCCTCCACCCCCGGGACAACCAGCGCCTCATCGCCACCCTAAAGCGGCTCCAGGCCCTGGGCAACACCCTCATCGTGGTGGAACACGACGAGGAGACCATGCGGGCCGCCGATTGGATTGTGGACATGGGCCCGGGGGCGGGGATCCACGGGGGGGAGGTGGTGGCCCAAGGACCCTTGGAGGAAATCCTAAACAATCCCCGTAGCCTCACGGGGGCGTACCTGAGGGGCGAAAAGAAAATCCCCGTACCCAAGGAAAGGCGCAAGGGGAACGGCAAGTGGCTCGTCCTCAGGGGTGCCCGGGAGCACAACCTGAAAAACGTCACCCTGCGCATCCCCTTGGGCCGCTTCGTGGCGGTAACGGGGCCCTCGGGAAGCGGCAAGAGCACCCTGATCCACGATGTCCTCTACGCCGCCCTGGCGCAAAGGCTCATGCGGGCCAAGACCACCCCGGGGGCCTACGAGGCCCTGGAGGGCATAGAACACCTGGACAAGGTCATTGAGATTGACCAGTCCCCCATCGGCCGCACCCCCCGCTCCAACCCCGCCACCTACACGGGCATCTTTGACGAGATCCGCGACCTCTTCGCCAAGACCCCGGAGGCCAGGAAGCGAGGCTACGGCCCAGGCCGCTTCTCCTTCAACGTCAAGGGGGGGCGGTGCGAGGCCTGCGGTGGGGACGGCACGGTGAAGATTGAGATGCTCTTCCTGCCCGACCTTTACGTGCCCTGCGAGGTTTGCAAGGGGAAGCGGTACAACAAGGAAACCCTCGAGGTGAAGCTAAGGGGCAAGAGCATCGCCGATGTCCTGGACATGACCGCCGAGGAGGCCCTGGAGTTTTTCCAAAACGTTCCCACCATCGCCCGCAAGCTCCAGCTCATGGTGGACGTGGGGCTCGGCTACATGCGGCTTGGCCAACCTTCCCCCACCCTCTCCGGCGGCGAGGCCCAGCGGATCAAGCTGGCCACGGAGCTCGGGCGCAAGGCCACGGGCCGCACCCTGTACATCCTGGACGAGCCCACCACCGGCCTCCACTTTGAGGACGTGGCCAAGCTTTTGGACGTGCTCCACCGCCTGGTGGAGGCGGGCAACACCGTGGTGGTCATTGAGCACAACCTGGACGTGGTGAAGACGGCGGACTGGGTCATTGACCTGGGCCCCGAGGGCGGGGACCGGGGCGGGGAGATCGTGGCCGAGGGCACCCCGGAGGAGGTGGCCCTTTCGGGAAGCCCCACGGGGGTCTTCCTGGCGCGCATTCCCGAGATCGCCGAAAGGCTTAAAGTGGCGACGGACTAG
- a CDS encoding SIS domain-containing protein: MVSSMRREAEEAPKVVERLLRENEGEVKALAAFLRRRPPALVLTVARGSSDHAALFAKYLLEARLEWPVLPLAPSVLTLYRARPRLPHPSLLLAYSQSGESPDLLEAVRAYRERGVLTVALVNREDSPLAKAAEVVLPLHAGEERAVAATKSFLAMLAATAHLLAHLLEGPGLREALPALPEALNRALEPKGDLGYLEEAENLFVLGRGFAFPVALEAALKLKEVAALHAEGLSLAEFLHGPQALLEEGFPVLALVQRDEALETVLGTLESLRVKGAHLLVLSPEPDALALAHTPLALPVALTPELTPLLLAQAFYPLAEALAQARGQDPDRPRHLSKVTRTR; this comes from the coding sequence ATGGTTTCCTCCATGCGCCGCGAAGCGGAAGAGGCGCCCAAAGTGGTGGAGAGGCTCCTTCGGGAGAACGAGGGGGAGGTCAAGGCCTTGGCCGCCTTCCTGCGGCGTAGGCCCCCCGCCCTGGTCCTCACCGTGGCCCGGGGGAGTTCGGACCACGCCGCCCTTTTCGCCAAGTACCTCCTCGAGGCCCGCCTGGAGTGGCCCGTGCTCCCCTTGGCCCCTTCCGTCCTCACCCTGTACCGGGCGCGGCCCAGGCTCCCCCATCCCTCCCTGCTCCTCGCCTACAGCCAAAGCGGGGAAAGCCCGGACCTTTTGGAAGCCGTGCGGGCCTACCGGGAAAGGGGCGTCCTCACCGTGGCCTTGGTGAACCGGGAGGATAGCCCCTTGGCCAAGGCGGCGGAGGTGGTCCTCCCCCTCCATGCGGGGGAGGAAAGGGCGGTGGCGGCCACCAAGAGCTTCTTGGCCATGTTGGCGGCCACGGCGCACCTCCTCGCCCATCTCTTGGAAGGCCCTGGGCTTAGGGAGGCCTTGCCGGCTTTGCCCGAAGCCTTGAACCGGGCTTTGGAACCGAAGGGCGACCTGGGGTATTTGGAGGAGGCGGAGAACCTCTTCGTGCTGGGGCGGGGCTTCGCCTTCCCCGTGGCCCTCGAGGCGGCCCTAAAGCTCAAGGAGGTGGCGGCCCTCCACGCCGAGGGGCTTTCCCTGGCGGAGTTCCTCCACGGGCCCCAGGCCCTTTTGGAGGAGGGCTTTCCCGTGCTGGCTTTGGTGCAGAGGGACGAGGCCCTGGAAACGGTTCTAGGGACCCTGGAAAGCCTACGGGTTAAGGGGGCTCACCTTTTGGTCCTTTCCCCCGAGCCCGACGCCTTGGCCCTGGCCCACACCCCCTTGGCCCTTCCCGTGGCCCTTACCCCCGAGCTAACCCCCCTTCTCCTCGCCCAGGCCTTTTACCCCCTGGCGGAGGCCCTAGCCCAGGCCCGCGGCCAGGACCCCGACCGCCCCCGCCACCTCAGCAAGGTGACCCGGACCCGCTAG
- a CDS encoding tRNA-binding protein, which yields MEALEAFQLLELRVGRVVKAEVHEKARKPSYKLWIDLGPLGVKRSSAQITELYTPEGLVGRLVVCAVNLGTRVIGGFPSEVLVLGVKDEEGRVVLLTPEREVPLGEKVF from the coding sequence ATGGAGGCCCTGGAAGCTTTCCAGCTCCTGGAGTTGCGCGTGGGCCGGGTGGTGAAGGCGGAGGTCCACGAGAAGGCCCGAAAGCCCAGCTACAAGCTCTGGATTGACCTGGGGCCCCTAGGGGTGAAGCGGAGCTCGGCCCAGATCACCGAGCTCTACACGCCCGAGGGCCTGGTGGGCCGCCTGGTGGTCTGTGCCGTGAACCTGGGCACCCGGGTCATCGGGGGCTTCCCCTCGGAGGTCCTGGTCCTGGGGGTGAAGGACGAGGAGGGCCGGGTGGTCCTCCTCACCCCCGAACGGGAGGTACCCCTGGGGGAGAAGGTCTTCTAG
- a CDS encoding YgaP family membrane protein, giving the protein MTVNESTADRVIRFVLALVLFYFAFQSASPWNWILGIVAVVLLFTAITGFCALYKVLGISTKR; this is encoded by the coding sequence ATGACGGTGAACGAAAGCACCGCCGATAGGGTCATCCGGTTCGTCCTGGCCCTGGTCCTCTTCTACTTCGCCTTCCAGTCCGCCTCTCCCTGGAACTGGATTTTGGGCATCGTGGCCGTGGTCCTCCTCTTCACCGCCATCACCGGCTTCTGCGCCCTTTACAAGGTCCTGGGCATCAGCACCAAGCGGTGA
- a CDS encoding DUF402 domain-containing protein, which translates to MSWPLAPGDSVRVEFWKYPEGVLHYYWEARVVEVRPEGVLTLLPQGGVFHHVAKGRSVVLDHDAYVAFFPGAWYSGGPDVREGRVLEYYWNVQTPAEWTGKALRQYDLELDVKCRADHTCEVFDREEFWAKRALYPPLWVAEAERAVEAIFRHMREGRWPVLPPGEPLPWMERV; encoded by the coding sequence GTGAGCTGGCCCCTTGCCCCGGGGGACTCCGTCCGGGTGGAGTTCTGGAAGTACCCGGAGGGGGTCCTTCACTACTACTGGGAGGCCCGGGTGGTGGAGGTGCGGCCCGAGGGCGTGCTCACCCTCCTGCCCCAGGGTGGGGTCTTCCACCACGTGGCCAAGGGGCGGTCTGTGGTCCTGGACCACGACGCCTACGTGGCCTTTTTCCCCGGGGCCTGGTACTCAGGCGGGCCCGACGTGCGGGAGGGGCGGGTCTTGGAGTACTACTGGAACGTGCAGACCCCAGCGGAGTGGACGGGGAAGGCCCTGCGGCAGTACGACCTGGAACTGGACGTGAAGTGCCGGGCGGACCACACCTGCGAAGTGTTTGACCGGGAGGAGTTTTGGGCCAAAAGGGCCCTCTATCCTCCCCTTTGGGTGGCGGAGGCGGAAAGGGCGGTGGAGGCCATCTTCCGGCACATGCGGGAAGGGCGCTGGCCGGTCCTACCCCCGGGGGAACCCCTCCCTTGGATGGAGCGGGTTTAG
- a CDS encoding NYN domain-containing protein gives MRVALFIDGSYMYLAAKRLGWNVDHRRVLTQFATPEQLYNAFYYVPITDPEDERQQRFIDALVFMGYTVRSRLIRGEARFEAMIATDLLTTAPRWDRAIVASGSGDLAHTFAALRAMGKEVHLLGVHELADLELRNQADRFLNLPEWREVLERTLGGRRTYVGYPVEATVEVPPATVEEGKP, from the coding sequence ATGCGGGTTGCCCTTTTCATTGACGGTTCCTACATGTACCTGGCGGCTAAGCGCTTAGGGTGGAACGTGGACCACCGGCGCGTCCTCACGCAGTTCGCCACCCCCGAGCAGCTTTACAACGCCTTCTACTACGTGCCCATCACCGACCCCGAAGACGAGCGACAACAACGGTTCATTGACGCCCTGGTCTTCATGGGCTACACGGTGCGAAGCCGCCTCATCCGGGGGGAAGCCCGTTTTGAGGCCATGATCGCCACCGACCTCCTCACCACCGCCCCCCGCTGGGACCGGGCCATCGTGGCGAGCGGCTCCGGGGACCTGGCCCACACCTTTGCCGCCCTTAGGGCTATGGGCAAGGAAGTCCACCTCCTAGGCGTCCACGAACTGGCCGACCTGGAGCTCCGCAACCAGGCGGACCGTTTTCTGAACCTACCCGAGTGGCGGGAGGTGCTGGAAAGGACCCTAGGGGGCCGGCGCACCTACGTGGGCTACCCTGTGGAGGCCACGGTGGAAGTACCCCCCGCTACGGTGGAAGAGGGAAAACCCTGA
- a CDS encoding NAD(P)/FAD-dependent oxidoreductase gives MEHTDVLIIGAGPAGLFAGFYVGMRGLSFRFVDPLPEPGGQLSALYPEKYIYDVAGFPKVYAKDLVKGLVEQVAPFNPIYSLGERAETLEKDGDHFRVTTSTGQTYTAKAVIIAAGVGAFEPRRLGAPGEKEFEGKGVYYAVKAKAEFQGKRVLIVGGGDSAVDWALNLLGTAQEITLIHRRPQFRAHEASVRELLQAQEEGKLRVLTPYEVRRIEGDSWVKQVVIFHNQTQEEVVLAVDAVLILAGYLTKLGPLANWGLELEKNKIKVDTTMATSIPGVYACGDIVTYPGKLPLIVLGFGEAAIAANHAAAYANPALKVNPGHSSEKAEEKTPA, from the coding sequence ATGGAACATACGGACGTCCTCATCATCGGTGCGGGGCCAGCGGGTCTCTTTGCGGGTTTCTACGTGGGGATGCGGGGGCTTTCCTTTCGTTTCGTAGACCCTTTGCCGGAACCTGGGGGCCAACTTAGCGCTCTCTACCCGGAAAAATACATCTACGACGTGGCGGGCTTTCCTAAGGTATACGCCAAGGACCTGGTGAAGGGCCTCGTGGAGCAGGTGGCCCCCTTTAACCCGATTTACAGCCTAGGGGAGCGGGCAGAAACCCTGGAGAAGGATGGCGACCATTTCAGGGTCACCACCTCCACGGGCCAGACCTACACCGCCAAGGCGGTCATCATCGCCGCAGGGGTGGGAGCCTTTGAGCCCAGGCGTCTCGGGGCCCCTGGGGAGAAGGAATTTGAGGGCAAAGGGGTGTACTACGCCGTGAAGGCCAAGGCGGAGTTTCAGGGGAAGCGGGTGCTGATCGTGGGCGGGGGGGATAGCGCCGTGGACTGGGCCCTCAACCTGCTGGGCACCGCCCAAGAAATCACCCTCATCCACCGCAGGCCCCAGTTCCGGGCCCACGAGGCCAGCGTGAGGGAGCTTCTCCAGGCCCAGGAGGAAGGGAAACTTCGGGTACTTACCCCCTACGAGGTGCGGCGGATAGAGGGGGATAGCTGGGTGAAGCAGGTGGTGATTTTCCACAACCAAACCCAGGAAGAGGTGGTGCTGGCGGTGGACGCCGTGCTTATCCTGGCGGGCTACCTTACCAAGCTGGGCCCCTTGGCCAACTGGGGCCTGGAGCTGGAAAAGAACAAGATCAAGGTGGACACCACCATGGCCACCAGCATCCCCGGGGTCTACGCCTGCGGGGACATCGTCACGTACCCGGGAAAGCTCCCTCTCATCGTTCTGGGGTTTGGCGAGGCCGCCATCGCCGCTAACCACGCCGCCGCCTACGCCAACCCCGCCCTAAAGGTGAACCCGGGCCACTCCTCGGAGAAGGCGGAGGAGAAAACCCCTGCTTAA
- a CDS encoding zinc-binding dehydrogenase, with amino-acid sequence MKAVVMEARGGPEVLKVAEVPTPEPGPKEVRLRVKAAALNHLDVWVRKGVASPKLPLPHVLGADASGVVDAVGPGVTAFAPGDEVVVNPGLSCGHCERCLAGEDNLCPRYEILGEHRWGAYAEYLVVPEANLLKKPQNLSFEEAAAIPLTFLTAWQMVVDKLQVRPGDDVLIMAAGSGVSVAAIQIAKLHGARVIATAGSEEKLRKARELGADEAVNYTHPEWFKEVRRLTGGKGADKVVDHTGALYFEGVIKATANGGRIAIAGASSGYEGTLPFAHVFFRQLSILGSTMASKSRLFPILRFVEEGKLRPVVGQVLPLEEAAEGHRLLEERRVFGKVVLRVD; translated from the coding sequence ATGAAAGCGGTGGTCATGGAGGCGAGAGGCGGCCCGGAGGTGCTCAAGGTGGCGGAGGTGCCTACACCCGAGCCAGGGCCCAAGGAGGTGCGCTTACGGGTGAAGGCAGCGGCCCTCAACCACCTGGACGTCTGGGTGCGCAAGGGGGTGGCGAGCCCCAAGCTTCCCCTCCCCCACGTGCTGGGCGCGGACGCCAGCGGGGTGGTGGACGCGGTGGGCCCCGGGGTCACGGCCTTCGCGCCGGGGGACGAGGTGGTGGTGAACCCCGGCCTTTCCTGCGGCCACTGCGAGCGGTGCCTGGCGGGGGAGGATAACCTTTGCCCAAGGTACGAGATCCTGGGGGAGCACCGCTGGGGGGCGTACGCCGAGTACCTGGTGGTGCCCGAGGCGAACCTCCTCAAAAAACCCCAAAACCTCTCCTTTGAGGAGGCGGCGGCCATCCCTCTCACCTTCCTCACCGCCTGGCAGATGGTGGTGGACAAGCTCCAGGTCCGCCCTGGGGACGACGTCCTGATCATGGCGGCGGGGAGCGGGGTGAGCGTGGCCGCCATCCAGATCGCCAAGCTCCACGGGGCTCGGGTCATCGCCACGGCGGGTTCCGAGGAAAAGCTCAGGAAAGCCCGGGAACTGGGGGCGGACGAAGCGGTGAACTACACCCACCCCGAGTGGTTTAAGGAGGTGCGCCGCCTCACCGGGGGCAAGGGGGCGGACAAGGTGGTGGACCATACCGGCGCCCTTTACTTTGAAGGGGTGATCAAGGCCACGGCCAACGGCGGACGCATCGCCATCGCTGGCGCCTCCTCGGGTTACGAGGGAACCTTACCTTTCGCCCACGTGTTTTTCCGCCAGCTTTCCATTTTGGGATCTACCATGGCCTCTAAAAGCCGCCTCTTTCCCATCCTCCGTTTCGTGGAAGAAGGGAAACTGCGGCCTGTGGTGGGGCAGGTTCTCCCCTTGGAAGAGGCAGCCGAGGGGCACCGGCTTTTGGAGGAGCGGCGGGTATTTGGCAAGGTGGTGCTTCGGGTGGACTAA